The sequence below is a genomic window from Lycium ferocissimum isolate CSIRO_LF1 chromosome 9, AGI_CSIRO_Lferr_CH_V1, whole genome shotgun sequence.
TCAAAAAGTGAGTTTTGCTAACTTACTACATTAAGGTAGTAAGTTAGTATTGTACCCACTTTTTGATTCACTGAAATACCCTTACTATTTGATGCAACACGTTAAATATAGGGACCTCTTTGTCTTCTACCAAAATCCCCTCATTTCTTCtcatcttctctctctctctcggcaagttttttctctcaaaaagaAATTTCCAGTCTTTTTAAGCCAATAAATCCAACAATCAAATCTAAATTAAATCTAATCAATTTCTTTGTTACAATCTGAAAATATAAATCCAACAATTAAAAGCTAAGCCAAGTCCAATCGATTTCATTGTTATAATCGGAAAATGTGAAATCAACAATCAAAAGCTAAATAAAATCTGACCAGTTTCATTGTTATAATCGGAAAATGTAAACCCAACAATCAAAAGCTAAATTAAATTTAacctatttatttttaaaatctgaAAATGTAAACACAAAACTCAAAATCTAAACAAACAAGACGCTACAAACTCTACCAGTTTATTTCGACCCAACAATTATGTGTTCTATCTAAGTTGTTTTTTCCTAGGTGAAATTATAGCTACTCAGTTTATTTATGTTCTTTTTAAAAACCCAGTCATAATTCCCCAATTCATTGACACTCATTTATAAAAGAACCTATAAATTGACTCAGTCAGTTCATGGACAACTCATTTAAAAACCCAGTCAGTTAGTTACTGCACAGCTGGAAGTTATGACAATTGTGCATGAGCTGTTAGATGGTTAGTTAAGTTAATTGCTGTATTAACTTAGACTAAGTGTAGTTAGTAGATTAGATATTTTCACTGGCAGTGGGCTAGCATTGTATATGGCAGTTCTCATTTGATATGAAGTAGTTgaaaattttccccaaaatatttgtcttcttcttccttgAAAGATTTTTGCTTGCGACGGTCAAATTTAGCTTAATTTATTGCTGGTGTTTGACCATGAACAAGGGAGGGAAGAAATGAAAGCGGGAATCATTAGAAAATTGGGATTTTGAGTAAAAGACAACAAAGCCCCTCATGTCAATATATTGTTAAGTGTGTTGGTAAGGGTATTAAGGAAAAGTAAAAATGGGGATATTGCTAACCTAGTAGTAGGTTAGCAAGattctatatatatttaacaCAAATGACATTTTAATTattgttccatttttttttacgaaaaaacaaaacaaaaattgcCATCACCTTAGGTAGTGCCTTCGGTGTTTGGGCTGGTAATACCCTTCCAAATCCATTCATCAGTTTgtaattacaaaaagaagaagggggCGCATAGGACTTcgtattaatattattttcaagaGGAATCGGCCTATtatctatatacatattataACTTTGACCCACAACATCTTCAATATGATGTTGAAGAACAACGAAAACATAGTATAAGTATTCTCAACAATCAATTATCAGTATATATCTACAACTTGCTAAGATCACTTTCCCTAACGAAAAGCCCGTGAAAACCATAAGGCACACGACGAGGCAATTTAACAGCAGCCACAATGTCAAGATTAGGGGACTTTGCATCCATgaccaaaaatcttgattcCCCTGTCTTCTCATTGTGCACATATGACACTACGTAGCCATCATCTTCATCAGCCTCAGGATTGTTTGCATCTTTAGCCACAAAAAATGGCTCACCACCGAAGCAGCCTTCTCCAAATAGTCGGCATGCCACTATGCAATCGCGACGATCTGTTTCTGCTACGGATACGTCTAATTTTGCTACCCCTGTTATCTTTGGCATAGGGTCCCCAATGCCTGCATATACATACCTACAAGAGTAGTAAAACGGAAAAAAGTTTATACACTGACAAGTCATATAAAAAATGTCGACATCTAAGTAACTCAAAAAATTTCGACAGATggttaaattaaattatacgGGCTGGGTAATTTTTTTCTCATACATATTAATTTACTTGGAAGATGGGAACTTGACATGGTTGGTATTTTTTCTCAGAAGAAATTATGAGGAATTGCTAAATATAGAATAGCGTGGTTTGTGTGGTTTTTGCCGAATCATGTGATCAGTCGTTAAACGAACCGATAGACCAGACATAAAGGACCTACCTACATGGCCAGATAATACACTATAAATTTATGATAGTGATATATGGGTGATTGGTTCTATCCAATTAGTGGAAGTACTGAGCTATGTCACATAAACCATCTCCATACTAAGATGTATCCCCTATTCTAATCTAATACTAGGGCCAGTTGGCCCGGGCTccaaactacattaaaatttatatttacaaCCCTTTTTGTGTGTTTTTTTGCTACTCttactttttgttttgtttttgaaacACTATATTAGTTGTAAAGATAGTTCGacaatttctcaaaatttctaaaatattgaatcatatataaaaaatataaaaaataaaaaaaagttagaaaCAACATTTAACTTAGAGTATATTTagacttcctttttattttcaaacaaatgcATGCACCAAAgttcttctcctttttattatattgaaatttttggggttaaagtctttaatgattcaaatttaGTTTTACCTTATGTTGGATTAACTTTTTTTCCCCCTCAATTGAACTTATATTGGCTAACCCATCTttggaaaagaataaaatattcACGGTAttcaagtaatataaaaaatatttgatgtaACAAATTGTTGTATGATGACGTCAATgaagttaacttataaataaaaataacatttaaaattaaataagtaAAAGTCTTGATATGACAAAATACTTTTGTAGATgttccttcaaattaaatcataCAAAAGTAATTGAaaagttaatgaaattatttgtttttcttactttaatctttccttttccttaaaaaaaacacgttaagaaatgatttatgttttattttttcttaatttaatttatttttaaagaaatttataTTGTAATTTCTTAAACGTGTATGTATtacttttttcaaatatatttaactataaagaaaaataattttcaatttaATAATTAAGCATGTAGAAAGAGAATGTCACGataatatttttacttgtctataataaattttataggAAAAAGTAATTTGAAACACGTTTAATAATCATTTCcacataaaagaaagacaacaaattttttaaacaattttaaatttggttgaataaatagattttttttgtagtgtcaCTATCACCTTATCCGCATCATCACCCCTTGTAGCATTAAAATGCCCATATAGTTATTCAGATTTACCAAAATAGGTGAGAACTTGCAAGGTAATTAAAGCTCCAATTAGGGGTAAAACTAAAATGGATAAAAACACATTTAAATTTGGTTGAAAAATAGATTTTTGTAGTGTCACTATCACCTTTCACACATCATCTCTTTGTAACATTAAAAAGCCCATATAGTTATTCAAATTTACGAAAATAGGTGATAACTTCTAAGGTAATTAAAGCTTCATTTGCGAGTAAAATGGACAAAAAAATCATGCGAGGACTACAAAAGTTGGagattctcccttatatatggTAGTAATAAACTCTAAATATTTACGTCAATAATTACCTAACTAAGCTATCAATGAATCCTTGACTTAGTGATTAAGGTGAGACAAATTAGGGAGGTCTCAATTTCAAACCCATTAAAAAAGTTATGAATTTTAATTTACTAATAAGAAAATCCACAAGTAAAATTGATTTCTGTaattattgtatatatttacaaaacggaaaagggccaaatatacccttgcactatcatttttttgcgcggattgccctttttttggggtggtctttaatttttgcccctcaaattgctggtttttaatttttgcccttcgcttaaaaaggtagTCGAAAATACCCtaagattctgggttcgaaccccgcccagtcaaaaaaaatcgcaagacaagggtTTTGCAAAAAGTCTGTCTTATGCGGCAGATTTTGCGTTAAGGAATAGctaaaagtttgcctctaaGGCAAAGTCTACcgcctccggcagacttttagttatgccatAAGGAAAAGTCAGTCTTCTCCTGCATAAATTCTATGTAACTTTGCCCGAAAAGGCATAGGTTCATAGAAACTGCgaaactattattattattttcgacTCTGCTGGGTTTCAGAACCCAGGGGTAGTTTCGGCCACCTTTTGAAgcgaatgacaaaaattaaaaaccagggaattgaggggcaaaaattaaatacccgcgaattgagggacaaaaattaaagaccagtctgTATGAAAGGCAAGCGTGCAAATTACCCCAACACTATTAGAAAtggtttaaatatacccctcgttatactttcgcTCCAAATATGCCTCTTCTGTTATACTTTCGGTCTAAATATATCCCTCACTAACATTTAAATTGATGGATAttactcatatacatatacactaACAGTAGACAAATTTTTTTACACGATCATATTATTTTGACCCGTTGTAGCAGTTgaactaccttttttttttttttaatttattggtcacactaatataattatgaacaaTTACATATAGTTATCTTTTAAGTGATCTAATTGTGTAAAAGTTATTTTGCACTgtcaatataaaaaattaagcTCTAATTTAATTACTTATGAATGTTAATTAATACGTACTTGTTATTCTTCCCAACATAAGCAGGATTGATGACTCCAAAGTCAAGATTCCTGGTAGAAACAGGATGTCTGCTCACCATTCCTGTCTTCAAATCTATCTTCACTTTCTCAACACATGCATGTATCATATCCATTCTCTCTAGTGTATGTTCCACCGATAATATATTCGGTGCCACCAACACTATCGTATCACCACCGTCCTCATCCCACGCGTTTATCGCATGTACAATATTAAACCCTGGCACATCAAACCACCTCATTTTCGACTCGTCCTTGGCGTAACGTGGAATTACGCCAAGTCGGGGGATTTTCCCCGAGTCAGTACCCACGGGTGAACCACCCCTGATTAACTCAATTGGGTTCATTCCTATTTGTATGTCCGAAAATAAGGCGTATTTCTTCGTGATTGCAAAATCATGAAGAAATGACGGACGTGTCATGGAGAATATTGGCACGTCCGGGGTTTTCGTACCATTTGGTTCGATACGAAAGTAAGTTAAAAACGGAGGCATCGGGCCATAACGGAAAGCAAAAGCCTCGTTAGTTTCTGGGTCGATTTTGGGATGTGCTGTCATGCTCATGAAAAGATTTCCGTCAAAGTCGTGACGGCCGAGGGTAATAATATCACCATCTGGGGCTATTTTTATTGCATATGGTAAATCAGACTCACCAATAGCGAAAAGTTTACCCCCGAATAAAGCCAAGCTTGTGTTTGCTAGGCCTATACCATTTGTGGGATTGAATTGTCCTGCAATCGCTCGAGCCGCGGTGATAGCACCACGCGCGGCCGAGGCTGTTAGACCGTTGAAACCGGAGAACACATTAGGGATAACCGGAGAACCGGCATCACGTTCAATAGTGTACTTGTAAGTTTTAACGTATCGGCTGCAGAGTGTAGCTTTGCCTTGAGAAATTCTAATAGAGTGAAGCATTCCATCTCCGTCAAAAAGATGGTAAGGTCCACGTGGAAGATATTGAGGGTTAGGGCCATTTCGGATGTACGCGCCGTCTAGGCAAGG
It includes:
- the LOC132030042 gene encoding probable carotenoid cleavage dioxygenase 4, chloroplastic; this translates as MDAFSSTFLSTLSQHPKSLLSPYNYSPNSPSSPTLKVSSVRIEERPQTTTTRTKPQEKPTPSPPKPTPKRELPIKPIPSRKPLEPSFPSVIFNAFDDFVNTFIDPPLRSSVDPRYVLSDNFAPVDELPPTECEVVEGFLPPCLDGAYIRNGPNPQYLPRGPYHLFDGDGMLHSIRISQGKATLCSRYVKTYKYTIERDAGSPVIPNVFSGFNGLTASAARGAITAARAIAGQFNPTNGIGLANTSLALFGGKLFAIGESDLPYAIKIAPDGDIITLGRHDFDGNLFMSMTAHPKIDPETNEAFAFRYGPMPPFLTYFRIEPNGTKTPDVPIFSMTRPSFLHDFAITKKYALFSDIQIGMNPIELIRGGSPVGTDSGKIPRLGVIPRYAKDESKMRWFDVPGFNIVHAINAWDEDGGDTIVLVAPNILSVEHTLERMDMIHACVEKVKIDLKTGMVSRHPVSTRNLDFGVINPAYVGKNNKYVYAGIGDPMPKITGVAKLDVSVAETDRRDCIVACRLFGEGCFGGEPFFVAKDANNPEADEDDGYVVSYVHNEKTGESRFLVMDAKSPNLDIVAAVKLPRRVPYGFHGLFVRESDLSKL